A genome region from Pseudomonadota bacterium includes the following:
- the ligA gene encoding NAD-dependent DNA ligase LigA, whose translation MNKEDAKIRIESLRKEINYHNYRYYVLDNPLASDAEYDKLMRELAELESAYPDFFNPNSPTQRIGAKPLESFSAVSHRTPMLSLANAMDAAEVGDFDKRVKKLLNVTDLDYVMEVKIDGLAVELVYENGEFVFGLTRGDGYIGEDITQNLRTIRAIPMKMIESSDIPIPSLLEVRGEIYMGKKEFEGLNKRRELSGEPLFANPRNAASGSVRQLDPKITSGRRLNIFCYAMGEMRGTSVETHFQFLEYLRKWGFRVNPYAKLCKNLNEVLEYYEEIHKKRDEIGYEIDGTVIKVNRFDYQDILGAVSRSPRWAIAYKFEAHEETTKINRIDVQVGRTGALTPVAILEPVTVSGVEVSRATLHNEDEIKRKDIMIGDTVIVSRAGDVIPEVVRVIKEKRTGCEKVFTMPDICPVCGEQVVRPIGEAIRRCININCPAQIKGSIEHFASKRAMDIDGLGEKLVEQLVDKNIIKDVSDLYYLSKETLSSLDRMADKSAENIINAINASKKRPFARFIYALGIRHVGEHISVLLAEQYKDIDGLMAAKEEELINIPEIGPEVSNSITTFFIDDKNKKTIERILKSGVEIEYRKEEIKLLKGLTFVFTGTMKGMGRDEARKKVEALGAQTSSSVSKKIDFLVAGAEAGSKLDKANELGIRVLNEEEFLEMTEERL comes from the coding sequence ATGAACAAAGAAGATGCAAAGATAAGAATAGAAAGCCTTAGAAAAGAAATAAATTATCATAATTACAGGTACTATGTCCTCGATAATCCTTTAGCATCAGATGCCGAATATGACAAGCTGATGCGGGAACTGGCAGAGCTTGAAAGCGCATACCCCGATTTTTTCAATCCCAACTCTCCTACTCAGAGAATCGGTGCAAAACCTCTTGAATCTTTCTCTGCAGTTTCCCATAGAACACCGATGCTGAGCCTTGCAAATGCCATGGATGCAGCAGAAGTTGGAGATTTTGATAAACGGGTCAAAAAACTCCTTAATGTGACTGATCTGGATTATGTAATGGAGGTAAAAATAGACGGGTTAGCCGTTGAACTGGTATATGAAAATGGTGAGTTTGTTTTTGGTTTGACAAGAGGAGATGGCTACATAGGAGAAGATATAACCCAGAACCTGAGAACAATAAGGGCAATACCGATGAAGATGATCGAAAGTTCAGATATTCCCATCCCGTCGCTCCTTGAAGTAAGGGGTGAGATATATATGGGAAAAAAGGAATTTGAAGGTCTGAACAAAAGAAGAGAGCTATCGGGCGAGCCTCTTTTTGCAAATCCAAGGAATGCTGCAAGCGGTTCTGTACGACAACTTGACCCAAAGATTACTTCAGGGCGCAGGCTTAATATTTTCTGTTACGCCATGGGTGAAATGAGGGGAACAAGTGTAGAAACACATTTTCAATTCCTGGAATACCTGAGAAAGTGGGGATTCAGGGTAAACCCTTATGCAAAACTATGCAAAAATCTCAATGAAGTCCTTGAATATTACGAAGAAATTCATAAAAAAAGAGATGAAATTGGCTACGAGATTGACGGCACGGTAATTAAAGTTAACAGGTTTGACTACCAGGATATCCTCGGCGCTGTATCAAGATCGCCAAGATGGGCGATTGCCTACAAATTTGAAGCACATGAAGAAACTACAAAAATCAACCGCATTGATGTCCAGGTTGGAAGGACAGGAGCGCTTACCCCGGTAGCGATACTTGAACCTGTGACAGTCAGCGGAGTGGAAGTCTCAAGAGCAACCCTTCATAATGAAGACGAGATAAAAAGAAAAGATATAATGATCGGTGATACTGTTATTGTGTCCAGGGCAGGTGATGTAATCCCTGAGGTTGTAAGGGTAATAAAAGAAAAAAGGACGGGCTGTGAAAAAGTCTTTACAATGCCGGATATATGCCCGGTATGCGGCGAGCAGGTAGTACGGCCTATTGGTGAGGCAATCCGTCGTTGTATTAATATAAACTGCCCTGCTCAGATAAAGGGCAGCATCGAACATTTTGCTTCAAAAAGAGCAATGGATATTGACGGCCTTGGAGAAAAACTCGTAGAACAACTGGTAGATAAAAATATTATTAAAGACGTGTCGGATTTGTACTATTTAAGCAAAGAGACCCTGTCAAGTCTCGATAGAATGGCTGATAAATCCGCTGAAAACATTATAAATGCAATAAACGCATCTAAAAAGCGTCCATTTGCACGGTTTATATACGCCCTCGGCATAAGACATGTGGGAGAACATATTTCGGTCCTTCTTGCAGAACAATACAAAGACATTGACGGATTAATGGCAGCAAAGGAAGAAGAATTGATAAATATCCCGGAAATCGGGCCTGAGGTATCAAACAGCATTACAACTTTCTTTATAGACGACAAAAACAAAAAAACCATAGAAAGGATCTTAAAATCAGGCGTTGAAATTGAATACAGAAAAGAAGAAATTAAATTGCTTAAAGGTTTGACCTTTGTTTTTACCGGAACCATGAAAGGGATGGGAAGGGACGAGGCGCGGAAAAAAGTGGAAGCTCTCGGTGCTCAGACCTCTTCATCTGTAAGCAAAAAAATAGATTTTCTTGTTGCCGGGGCAGAAGCAGGCTCAAAACTTGACAAGGCAAATGAGCTGGGCATTAGAGTTTTAAATGAAGAAGAATTCCTGGAGATGACAGAGGAAAGGCTGTAA
- a CDS encoding IclR family transcriptional regulator yields MYSPPILKKSLEVLKFIVDSGTPLGVTEISNNLSVSKSTVYGILNALKDEKFVEKEIKTKKYLIGPELYELAKKVFRGGEILMVARPFLKKLVSLVDETAFLCIRENTVARVLDAVEAKKALKISSPIGLKFPITASVLCKAFLSPMDNESIKMFLKEKGLPRYTENSITDINEFLKEIDKTREAGYSLDLEEYLKGVRAVATLIYSNDLPIGAICVIGFSNSMLNDKLPFMIQQLKNTTQQISERLSQLKIQL; encoded by the coding sequence ATGTATAGTCCACCTATTTTAAAAAAATCTCTTGAAGTCCTTAAATTTATAGTTGATAGCGGAACTCCGCTCGGCGTCACGGAAATATCAAATAACCTGTCTGTAAGTAAAAGCACTGTTTATGGAATATTAAACGCTCTTAAAGATGAGAAATTCGTTGAAAAAGAAATTAAAACTAAGAAGTATTTGATCGGGCCGGAATTATACGAACTTGCAAAAAAAGTATTCAGAGGAGGAGAGATCCTAATGGTCGCAAGGCCTTTTCTGAAAAAACTGGTTTCACTTGTGGATGAAACTGCGTTTCTCTGCATACGTGAAAATACCGTTGCAAGGGTCCTCGATGCCGTAGAAGCAAAAAAGGCGCTCAAGATATCCTCCCCGATAGGCTTAAAATTCCCGATTACCGCATCTGTTCTCTGCAAGGCTTTTCTCTCACCTATGGACAACGAAAGTATAAAGATGTTTTTGAAAGAGAAGGGATTGCCGCGATATACCGAAAACAGTATTACCGATATCAATGAATTCCTTAAAGAGATTGATAAAACAAGAGAAGCAGGCTACAGCCTTGATCTTGAAGAGTATTTAAAGGGGGTACGGGCCGTAGCAACACTTATTTATTCAAACGACTTACCTATCGGGGCCATCTGCGTAATCGGCTTCTCAAACTCAATGCTTAACGATAAGTTGCCTTTCATGATCCAGCAATTGAAAAACACGACTCAACAGATCAGCGAAAGACTGTCTCAATTAAAGATACAGCTATAG
- a CDS encoding ASKHA domain-containing protein gives MAKYKIKFLPIDRVCFSENGETVLETAMKSGIHINASCGGNASCGKCRIKVLKGNAPSGVHPEISELEYDSGIRLACMTTPHSDMTIEVPLESQVDKLVLKKRSKATSILSASDIGELVTGWDVDPAVSKRYIEFEPPSIEDNISDFGRLARVLKEKCGIDGITVDFKVLAKLSKVLRDADWKVTVTIVQIREGYKLINIEPGNAVENNYSIVIDIGTTTVCAQLLDLAGCSVLKLKAPAGTGRDLCTLAESSDYNAQISYGEDVISRIMYSQKKGGLKKLQEVVIHTINDLIKELIEISGVNTEHISHLVFAGNTTMTHIVLGLDPKYIMLSPYTPVATIFPPVRAKMLGVRVKEHVHVYVFPCVSSYIGGDIVAGVLGSGVFQRDRTALFMDIGTNGEIVLGNKDWLVCASCSAGPAFEGGGIKFGMRAGKGAIEQIRINPSTFEPMTLTIGRVKPMGICGSGLIDLVAELIEVGLIDQNGKFKRDIKTKRIREGDSRYEYVVCYKSETCIDRDIVITEVDIDNLMRAKAAIYAGCKVLLDNVGLAFKDVDMVIISGGFGHYIDLEKAQIIGLLPGLSLNKFIFVGNGSLLGARLLSFCKGFLNETERIARTMTNIELSNNNKFMDEYIAAMFLPHTNQEEFPGVMEKLRRQ, from the coding sequence ATGGCAAAATATAAGATTAAATTCCTCCCCATAGACAGGGTATGTTTTTCTGAAAACGGAGAAACTGTACTTGAAACGGCAATGAAGTCCGGCATCCATATTAACGCTTCCTGCGGTGGTAACGCTTCCTGCGGGAAATGCAGGATCAAGGTGCTGAAAGGTAACGCTCCTTCCGGGGTTCATCCTGAAATATCGGAATTAGAGTACGATTCGGGCATAAGGCTTGCTTGCATGACTACCCCGCATTCAGATATGACAATCGAAGTGCCTCTTGAATCACAGGTGGATAAGCTTGTACTGAAAAAGAGAAGTAAGGCAACCTCTATTCTTTCTGCATCAGATATCGGGGAACTTGTAACTGGATGGGACGTGGATCCTGCTGTGTCTAAGAGATATATTGAGTTTGAGCCACCGTCTATTGAGGATAATATATCAGACTTCGGGAGACTTGCAAGGGTGCTGAAGGAGAAGTGCGGTATTGACGGCATTACTGTTGATTTTAAAGTTCTTGCAAAGTTGAGCAAGGTGCTGAGAGATGCTGACTGGAAGGTTACGGTTACAATAGTTCAAATAAGAGAAGGGTATAAACTTATTAACATTGAGCCCGGCAATGCTGTGGAAAATAACTATTCAATAGTGATAGATATTGGAACAACAACAGTTTGCGCACAGCTTCTCGACCTTGCAGGCTGCAGCGTGCTTAAACTAAAGGCACCGGCGGGTACTGGCAGAGATCTTTGTACGCTGGCAGAATCATCCGATTACAATGCCCAGATCAGTTACGGGGAAGATGTGATATCAAGGATCATGTACTCTCAGAAAAAAGGCGGGTTGAAGAAGCTGCAGGAAGTTGTGATCCACACAATCAATGACCTGATAAAAGAACTTATCGAAATAAGCGGCGTAAATACGGAGCATATATCACATCTCGTATTTGCCGGAAATACCACAATGACACATATCGTTCTTGGCCTGGACCCCAAATATATCATGCTTTCGCCATATACGCCGGTGGCAACAATTTTCCCCCCTGTCAGGGCTAAGATGCTTGGTGTAAGAGTAAAGGAGCATGTCCATGTATATGTTTTTCCCTGTGTGTCTTCCTATATTGGCGGAGATATTGTTGCAGGCGTCCTCGGCTCAGGGGTTTTTCAGAGAGACAGGACAGCCCTTTTTATGGATATAGGAACAAACGGCGAGATTGTACTTGGCAATAAAGACTGGCTTGTATGCGCATCATGCTCTGCCGGCCCGGCTTTTGAAGGCGGCGGGATTAAGTTCGGTATGAGGGCAGGGAAGGGTGCAATAGAACAGATCAGAATTAACCCTTCTACTTTTGAGCCCATGACTCTTACTATCGGGCGGGTAAAGCCTATGGGCATATGCGGCTCGGGCTTGATTGATCTTGTTGCAGAACTTATTGAGGTTGGCCTTATAGACCAGAACGGCAAGTTTAAAAGAGATATTAAGACAAAGAGAATAAGGGAAGGAGACAGCAGGTATGAATATGTGGTCTGTTACAAATCCGAGACCTGTATTGACAGAGATATCGTAATCACCGAGGTGGATATAGACAACCTGATGAGGGCAAAAGCAGCTATATATGCCGGATGCAAGGTTCTCCTCGACAATGTTGGCCTTGCCTTTAAGGATGTAGATATGGTTATAATATCAGGCGGATTCGGTCATTATATTGACCTTGAAAAAGCGCAGATTATCGGGTTGCTGCCCGGATTATCTCTGAATAAATTTATATTTGTAGGGAATGGCTCTCTCCTGGGTGCAAGGTTGCTCTCGTTCTGTAAGGGATTTTTGAATGAGACTGAGAGAATTGCGAGAACTATGACGAATATTGAGCTTTCAAATAACAACAAATTCATGGACGAATATATAGCAGCAATGTTTCTGCCCCACACTAATCAGGAGGAATTCCCTGGTGTAATGGAGAAGCTTAGAAGACAGTGA
- a CDS encoding AAA family ATPase: MPKVIAIAGKGGVGKTTICGLLIRYLVEEVKDGPVLAVDADPNSNLNELLGVDVTATIGEARELMKKDVPQGMTKDVWFEYKVHEAIIESKGFDLLVMGRPEGPGCYCAANSLAKQSIDALKENYAYVVVDNEAGMEHISRLVTQDIDQLYIISDATPRGVMTAKRIIDLISDLGLNIKRMEIVINRLKAGHGEKLIDVAMRTGEKVAGTIRNDDVLIKDDMEGKPIFFLDKESAALIDAYELFKKTLGQDGFVQS, encoded by the coding sequence ATGCCAAAAGTTATAGCAATTGCCGGAAAAGGTGGTGTCGGGAAGACGACTATTTGCGGGCTTCTAATAAGGTACCTTGTTGAAGAGGTAAAAGATGGTCCTGTCCTTGCCGTTGACGCTGATCCGAATTCAAACCTGAATGAACTCCTCGGTGTAGATGTTACAGCGACGATCGGCGAGGCGCGCGAGCTTATGAAGAAAGATGTGCCGCAGGGCATGACAAAGGATGTATGGTTCGAATACAAAGTGCATGAGGCAATTATCGAGAGCAAGGGGTTTGACCTTCTTGTTATGGGCAGGCCTGAAGGGCCCGGGTGCTATTGTGCTGCAAACAGTCTTGCGAAACAATCAATTGATGCCTTGAAAGAGAACTATGCCTATGTGGTTGTAGATAACGAAGCAGGCATGGAGCATATCAGCAGGCTTGTTACTCAGGATATAGACCAGTTATATATTATTTCGGATGCGACGCCGAGGGGCGTGATGACTGCAAAACGCATAATTGATCTGATCAGTGATCTGGGCTTGAATATAAAGAGAATGGAGATTGTAATTAACAGGTTAAAAGCCGGTCATGGTGAAAAGCTGATAGATGTGGCCATGCGAACAGGGGAAAAGGTTGCAGGCACTATAAGGAACGATGATGTGCTTATAAAAGACGATATGGAAGGGAAACCCATATTTTTTCTCGATAAAGAATCAGCTGCGCTGATTGATGCATATGAGCTTTTCAAAAAAACTTTGGGACAGGATGGTTTTGTACAGAGTTAA